In a genomic window of Labilithrix sp.:
- a CDS encoding cyclic nucleotide-binding domain-containing protein, which translates to MADRVEELRVAWHKATEKNKPQDALRALVELEKLQPNEPQWSQRLGEAYRRTSQRNEAVEAFVRAFERYLAKGFLPRAIAMAKLVSTMDSARGDLLEKSLPKDAGPILTRPPPLPVNAPQAPKAGNTPPLPLAPRVGTSDAKPPPLPVRPVKLTPAPDVGADEVRFSDAGEASISVLLEDFSVSERIEVTPEPSATAEVSEAPTPVSLSDVEEVSDFDALKKMASFRLFAALSRDALVALTDAAELVEFVPSAMVIVKNELAFALYAIVSGTARVIVAGSPEIRLVEGDVFGESSLLDEGQRQADVKAESQLMTLKIDKTALERVMAKFPEVEDALFDLLARRLITNLMHTSPLFSAFDPAGRLELSQRFEVRRADAGTLLAERDRRSDGLYVILAGNVVQEPTDGEPIRIARGTAFGHASLMGGKSDVTIRAASEAVLLRMPSGQFASLAATYPPVLAYLAETANEPLPMSRR; encoded by the coding sequence ATGGCGGACCGAGTCGAAGAGCTACGCGTTGCCTGGCACAAGGCGACCGAGAAGAACAAGCCGCAGGACGCGCTGAGGGCGCTCGTCGAGCTCGAGAAGCTGCAGCCGAACGAGCCGCAGTGGTCGCAGCGCCTCGGCGAGGCCTACCGCCGGACGAGCCAGCGCAACGAGGCGGTCGAGGCGTTCGTGCGCGCGTTCGAGCGCTACCTCGCGAAGGGCTTCCTCCCGCGCGCGATCGCGATGGCGAAGCTCGTCAGCACGATGGACTCGGCGCGCGGAGACCTCCTCGAGAAGTCGCTGCCGAAGGACGCGGGGCCGATCCTCACGCGGCCGCCCCCGCTCCCCGTCAACGCGCCGCAAGCACCAAAAGCGGGGAATACGCCGCCGCTGCCGCTCGCCCCGCGCGTGGGGACGAGCGACGCGAAGCCGCCGCCGCTCCCGGTCCGCCCCGTCAAGCTGACGCCCGCGCCGGACGTCGGCGCGGACGAGGTCCGCTTCTCGGACGCGGGGGAGGCGAGCATCTCCGTCCTCCTCGAGGACTTCAGCGTCTCGGAGCGGATCGAGGTCACGCCCGAGCCCTCGGCGACCGCGGAGGTCTCGGAGGCGCCGACGCCGGTGTCGCTCTCGGACGTCGAAGAGGTGAGCGACTTCGACGCGCTGAAGAAGATGGCGAGCTTCCGCCTCTTCGCCGCGCTCTCGCGCGACGCGCTCGTCGCCCTCACCGACGCGGCCGAGCTCGTGGAGTTCGTCCCCAGCGCGATGGTGATCGTGAAGAACGAGCTCGCGTTCGCGCTCTACGCGATCGTCTCCGGCACCGCGCGCGTGATCGTCGCCGGCAGCCCGGAGATCCGGCTCGTCGAGGGCGACGTGTTCGGCGAGTCGTCGCTCCTCGACGAAGGGCAGCGCCAGGCCGACGTGAAGGCCGAGTCGCAGCTCATGACGCTGAAGATCGACAAGACCGCGCTCGAGCGCGTGATGGCGAAGTTCCCCGAGGTCGAGGACGCGCTCTTCGATCTGCTCGCGCGGCGCCTCATCACGAACCTGATGCACACGTCTCCGCTCTTCTCCGCGTTCGATCCCGCGGGGCGCCTCGAGCTCTCGCAGCGCTTCGAGGTCCGCCGCGCCGACGCGGGCACCCTCCTCGCCGAGCGCGATCGCCGGAGCGACGGCCTCTACGTCATCCTCGCCGGGAACGTCGTGCAAGAGCCGACCGACGGCGAGCCGATCCGCATCGCGCGCGGCACCGCCTTCGGGCACGCGTCGCTGATGGGCGGGAAGTCGGACGTCACGATCCGGGCCGCCTCCGAGGCGGTCCTCCTCCGGATGCCGTCGGGGCAGTTCGCGTCGCTCGCGGCGACGTACCCGCCGGTCCTCGCTTACCTCGCGGAGACGGCGAACGAACCGCTCCCGATGAGCAGGCGTTGA
- a CDS encoding sodium:proton antiporter: MREALESYVLVFGVGATVAIGAKRANVPYNVALVVIGLLLVFANVLPHAPMEPEVVLVAFLPVLVFEGALFADADSLKSAARPILALAVPGVAISLFATASVATFALGLPFSAALLLGALLSITDTVSVLLAFRSTRVPHHLAAIMEGESLFNDGTALVLVSLTAGILQTGTVEVASTTRALLLAIVGGLGMGAIFGALGSAALRRTPDHLTGILASGVLVFATSLLAEHIHASPVIAVVIVGLVVGRAARRELDPSRVLALQGFWEAIGFGINVLLFVLVGMQIDARMFITEALAILAAVVALHAGRAVAVYCTFFVLRALRKEDLPLKWQHVMVFGNVKGALSMAAVLALPQGLPYRERLVTIVFGVTFITLMTQALPFRRFIQFLRIGSATDDVFDVARARLIAARRGQVELDGMLATGIMSRPEHAVRRAAFQRIIIDAEGSLRTPEADAADDAIIDGAVLAAQKAALLDAARRGLVAIETAEKEVERIDRERFRLATTHGAPAPTGEHK, translated from the coding sequence ATGCGCGAGGCCCTCGAGAGCTACGTCCTCGTCTTCGGCGTCGGCGCGACGGTCGCGATCGGCGCCAAGCGCGCGAACGTGCCGTACAACGTGGCGCTCGTCGTCATCGGCCTCCTGCTCGTCTTCGCGAACGTGCTGCCGCACGCGCCGATGGAGCCGGAGGTCGTCCTCGTCGCGTTCCTGCCCGTCCTCGTCTTCGAGGGCGCGCTCTTCGCCGACGCCGACAGCTTGAAGAGCGCGGCGCGGCCGATCCTCGCGCTCGCGGTGCCGGGCGTCGCGATCTCGCTCTTCGCGACCGCGTCGGTGGCGACCTTCGCGCTCGGGCTGCCGTTCAGCGCCGCGCTCCTCCTCGGCGCGCTGCTCTCGATCACGGACACGGTGAGCGTGCTCCTCGCGTTCCGGAGCACGCGCGTCCCCCACCACCTCGCCGCGATCATGGAAGGGGAGAGCCTCTTCAACGACGGGACCGCGCTCGTCCTCGTGAGCCTCACCGCGGGGATCCTCCAGACCGGCACGGTCGAGGTCGCGTCGACGACGCGCGCGCTCCTGCTCGCCATCGTCGGCGGCCTCGGCATGGGCGCGATCTTCGGCGCGCTCGGCTCGGCCGCGCTGCGGCGGACGCCCGATCACCTCACCGGCATCCTCGCCTCCGGCGTCCTCGTCTTCGCGACGTCGCTGCTCGCCGAGCACATCCACGCGTCGCCGGTGATCGCGGTCGTCATCGTCGGGCTCGTCGTCGGGCGCGCGGCCCGGCGCGAGCTCGATCCCTCGCGCGTCCTCGCGCTGCAGGGCTTCTGGGAGGCGATCGGCTTCGGCATCAACGTGCTGCTCTTCGTGCTCGTCGGGATGCAGATCGACGCGCGGATGTTCATCACCGAGGCGCTCGCGATCCTCGCCGCCGTCGTCGCGCTCCACGCCGGCCGCGCGGTCGCGGTGTACTGCACCTTCTTCGTGCTCCGCGCGCTGAGGAAGGAGGACCTCCCGCTCAAGTGGCAGCACGTCATGGTCTTCGGCAACGTGAAGGGCGCGCTCTCGATGGCGGCCGTGCTCGCGCTGCCGCAGGGGCTCCCGTACCGCGAGCGCCTCGTCACGATCGTCTTCGGCGTCACGTTCATCACGCTCATGACGCAGGCGCTGCCGTTCCGCCGCTTCATCCAGTTCCTCCGGATCGGCTCCGCCACCGACGACGTGTTCGACGTCGCGCGCGCGCGGCTGATCGCGGCGCGGCGCGGGCAGGTGGAGCTCGACGGCATGCTCGCGACCGGGATCATGTCGCGGCCCGAGCACGCGGTGCGGCGCGCGGCGTTCCAGCGCATCATCATCGACGCGGAGGGCTCGCTCCGGACGCCGGAGGCCGACGCCGCCGACGACGCGATCATCGACGGCGCCGTGCTCGCGGCGCAGAAGGCGGCGCTCCTCGACGCCGCGCGGCGCGGGCTCGTCGCGATCGAGACGGCGGAGAAGGAGGTCGAGCGGATCGACCGCGAGCGGTTCCGCCTCGC